One Solanum lycopersicum chromosome 2, SLM_r2.1 genomic region harbors:
- the LOC101258227 gene encoding uncharacterized protein isoform X2, whose amino-acid sequence MAGRMEEATIPKFGNNLVYEAKLKELLRNLTSTDFQLCSDASKEFIKLLKSDSGHEFLSLYIQNSSKCMELEQAWELRKSKTGLYVVLNLISGIFNHSYGKNRVDKDPKVVVIVNALDKFAKLIVEKKMNDLYKELNSKEAKRQRAALSLLASIARRSSWMAWEVAKSFDFKIPIFGRLAEWKAKKIEGKKKHYSTRKAFVGFAVSFLEVGNARLLRGVLQQKDMYSGVLRGLGNDDDDTVVYVLSTLRDRVLVPDSLVPTGLRSVLFGSVTLEQLASISGRDGGGLAAELAHEVLHMVCTDPSNGLMPDLKRVSKPLRGNPKRLLGLMKKLKAGEIENHRNLLLAIAKGKPSFGSAYLDEFPYSLEDPSSRNWFASVSLAANVLSSVGDGLVFGFLDSQNQEPPTLNSPEVQNIMKCIGPRSFSRLVINKGLLHLDPLVKHGTLKFVLEVLKLLELLISALNSVMSSQGQMIHKWESLKQDIWNAVRILLPDPQVLFSLLSSLNEFYKGHEQRSKRPADSEIGDKLSIRKKLKIDAANEDTDIVVGGVSYSPDAALSLDGESIINVDDMDDLKDDTYFVKLITELWSLHSSPLPDSTIEDTEVLFYAKLLNVLTIYYKTMPKMLEGLFDFFKILPNNLLALPTMLQQTLLSLLQAHVGWSSKCEIATRVHSQMYKHLLPFLDLLMFSPNRDIKDQAYILAKTSMYSTGAFDKNPKEICSWFFFIPGYSKDNMLGGAVGCDIYRKLSSPVLLFLRDAVIESGDKLFYYSDLLRSALSSLPGIKDISPDFSPFTICILDRCLTLATAETGAFSASEKSMVSSYVCNTLKYLLETQGDPLLLSSIIDVKLSEKLDAPYDLDDSQCPCEWRPFKRLLHLSRKILQGTYRISSNIKGIVYSESSFTCTVGEVQRLLKSESDGSLVGLTIGFCFSIACTTSAEIIQNFPSIVSLSNKLLGVPLSLLMQLFFSEPSLLSDASKRWPEIFFTGMERALARLSGGRTMDYESDAFSVFLERAPFYVLFPAVLYIDGLDFSDQSGLQSLLLAKLSKKTSDHLLSCFRYLLFWLNQTQLSYRHEQFEGLEKLSAACFLLLSGMLKKLLVEKSNSRGVDTCSPFSTYFIEELVVTILDHPAVVSVLEYPSPVNSDFACGTIQDSVDQFVESVKLKICKTDHHVLNLVKATFEFWLSFCFGQSSSSEVYHANKHVVTSFKNVVKKLVLTFRLKMNECMKSKNLIPLVPVLYALHSLIHFISPFEVLELAHWILSLIDLEDRSVWLTSALCVGLHIAGSAFDHLAAYMWQPQEKIPICLFWGIQQEQNDVILYEKVLLQVYDIATRFELDVADACLLKAVKVVKVHKSMQKESHLFLKDSCRTVANTHVNVLSHCMLKITKRKAEILFLVADISPLHLSVFGKLFSDRMNKYVVVKPRTVPPICDFSDEDALMLLPTVILYLNSIPAKFGGQLCILHEHIASFYWEILKQGFSIWTSYVSREIFKVEYFENLSMEDFPNLVSGSLLANTVIVVQLFFEIRGDLVKVKKRLSIFNSVCSSDCSDLLEFDLTQDGSYSVEESLNVVNRTVAKIRLCRALLFPEKGKFPSLLKKNAEVVASEDCPILDLARIRFLNLLVQSWQLIVKRCSLNVVGFRQMEVGSCSIFRYLEVYILKNVTEITREMQGCLLNLESLPFVEQLGNSSLLHRFYDPLTLGMLRAIISSVSEGKFSCISIIQRLLAHSQFAATIHSSHISAGHSHFGMIFTPLPSIMRSYVQFADLDAYDLKDSCKLSEECARQLELVKLLRLLFQISARQCDINNVKDIGINLRELLFLLLSSYGASMSVIDLEIYSLMDEISSANNLGEVSMAKLDYLWGSALLKVRKENEQEQTISCNLSEAEAVDDYRRIRFRENIPIDPKVCATTVLYFPYERTVGPRILKEPKKDYPDFGYEVHYADAEKLHVYDPIFILHFSVHCLSMGFVEPLEFASLGLLAIAVVSISSPDDDMRKLGYEVLGRFKSVLERCQKRKDVVRLRLLMSYLQNGIEEPWQKISSVTAIFVAEASYVLLDPSHDHYSAISKYLIRSPSANMKGIPLFQTFFWSISTNYITERLWMLRLLCSGLNLDDDAQIYIRNAIFETLFSFYVSPISDHESKELIVQIVRKSVRIPKMARYLVEQCGLISWSSCAVSSLSWSQCRRNSFVELTVILEALNEVVLSRHTVEWMQKYALEQLVELSCNLYKMLIEGVERLKVNSQLVKLILQILRSALRISQKRKVYQPHFTLSVESLLQLCEVVDECCGGRQSLVAQIGLEAVLMSTPPVAILQMDKEKVSKFVRWATLTALQSNIEKVHAPESIDCIMRLQANEESDDSLISKLVRWLTASVIVGKHSLKFSNMDISHSFDRSKLNNLLSLMEGNDQRCSSTSRTFACEDTLASSIFFLQQLQRKNYTVLPSVVSALCLLLSSSLSSRDILGDDAIQLAILFSKINCPAEAYPIWRWSFYQPWKDQSSELSDAAKLEENQACEMLLVVISKLLGRNSLYSNFLSFQDVDKLGVFDWERHILKPQ is encoded by the exons ATGGCTGGAAGAATGGAAGAAGCAACAATACCAAAGTTCGGGAATAACCTCGTTTACGAGGCTAAACTGAAGGAGCTTCTTCGTAACTTAACCTCCACAGATTTCCAACTCTGTTCCGATGCTTCAAAAGAGTTCATCAAACTTCTCAAGTCCGACTCTGGACATGAATTTCTCAGCTTATACATCCAGAATTCATCCAAGTGTATGGAACTCGAACAAGCTTGGGAGCTTCGAAAAAGCAAAACTGGACTTTACGttgttttaaatttgatttctgGAATTTTCAACCATTCCTATGGGAAAAATAGGGTGGATAAAGATCCAAAAGTTGTTGTAATAGTTAACGCATTAGATAAGTTCGCAAAATTGATTGTGGAAAAGAAAATGAACGATTTGTATAAAGAATTGAATAGTAAAGAAGCAAAGCGTCAACGAGCTGCGCTTTCTCTGTTGGCTTCTATAGCTAGGCGTAGTTCATGGATGGCATGGGAAGTCGCCAAGAGTTTTGATTTCAAAATACCTATATTTGGGAGACTAGCTGAGTGGAAGGCAAAGAAAATTGAAGGGAAAAAGAAGCATTATTCGACGAGGAAGGCTTTTGTGGGTTTTGCTGTATCATTTTTGGAGGTTGGGAATGCCAGGTTGCTGAGAGGCGTGTTGCAGCAGAAGGATATGTATTCTGGGGTGCTTCGTGGGTTGggaaatgatgatgatgataccGTGGTTTATGTGTTATCCACTTTGCGTGATAGGGTTCTTGTCCCGGATTCACTGGTGCCCACTGGGCTTAGAAGTGTGCTCTTTGGGAGTGTAACTCTGGAGCAGCTTGCTAGCATTTCGGGACGAGATGGTGGTGGATTGGCTGCAGAATTAGCTCATGAAGTGTTACATATGGTATGTACTGATCCTTCGAATGGATTGATGCCAGATTTGAAGAGGGTATCTAAACCATTGAGAGGAAACCCAAAAAGATTATTGGGCcttatgaagaagttaaaagcTGGAGAGATTGAGAATCACAGAAACCTGCTTTTGGCAATTGCTAAGGGGAAGCCATCTTTTGGTTCAGCTTATTTGGATGAGTTCCCATATAGTCTTGAAGACCCTTCATCGCGTAACTG GTTTGCTTCAGTTTCTTTGGCAGCAAATGTGCTCTCCTCTGTTGGTGATGGACTTGTCTTTGGGTTTCTTGATTCTCAAAACCAGGAGCCGCCAACTCTTAACAGCCCAGAGGTGCAAAATATCATGAAGTGCATTGGACCCCGATCCTTCTCTCGACTGGTGATTAATAAAGGTTTACTTCATTTGGATCCTCTAGTGAAACATGGAACTTTGAAGTTTGTGTTGGAGGTTCTGAAACTGTTGGAGTTACTAATTAGTGCTTTAAACAGTGTCATGTCTTCCCAAGGTCAAATGATCCACAAATGGGAGTCCCTCAAGCAAGATATCTGGAATGCAGTTCGGATTTTGCTCCCTGATCCTCAAGTTCTGTTCTCATTGCTCTCTTCACTGAACGAATTTTACAAAGGTCATGAGCAACGCTCAAAAAGACCTGCAGATTCTGAAATAGGAGATAAGCTGAGTATTAGGAAGAAGCTGAAAATTGACGCTGCAAATGAGGATACCGATATCGTTGTAGGGGGGGTTAGTTACTCCCCTGATGCAGCTCTGTCCCTGGATGGTGAATCAATCATAAATGTAGATGACATGGATGATTTGAAAGATGACACTTATTTTGTAAAGCTTATAACAGAACTCTGGAGTTTGCATTCTTCTCCCTTGCCAGATTCTACTATAGAAGACACAGAAGTGCTATTCTATGCCAAGTTGCTTAATGTCTTAACAATATATTAT AAAACAATGCCTAAGATGTTGGAAGGATTGTTTGATTTCTTCAAAATTCTACCAAACAACCTGCTGGCTTTACCAACTATGTTGCAGCAAACTCTGTTATCTCTGCTCCAAGCACATGTTGGTTGGTCCTCTAAATGCGAAATTGCAACAAGAGTTCACTCTCAAATGTACAAGCATTTGCTTCCATTTCTGGACTTGTTAATGTTTTCACCAAACAGAGACATTAAAGATCAAGCATACATTCTAGCAAAGACATCAATGTATAGTACTGGTGCATTTGACAAAAACCCAAAGGAAATTTGTTCATGGTTCTTCTTTATTCCTGGGTACAGCAAAGACAACATGCTTGGAGGAGCAGTAGGGTGTGATATCTACAGAAAATTGTCGTCACCTGTTCTTCTTTTCTTACGTGATGCTGTAATTGAGTCTGGCGATAAGTTATTCTATTATTCAGATCTTTTAAGGTCTGCTTTGAGTAGTTTACCAGGCATCAAAG ATATATCTCCTGATTTCAGCCCTTTCACAATCTGCATCTTGGATAGGTGCCTAACATTGGCAACTGCTGAAACTGGTGCTTTTTCTGCTTCCGAGAAGTCGATGGTTTCGTCATATGTGTGCAATACCTTAAAGTATCTTCTGGAGACTCAG GGGGACCCATTACTTTTGTCTTCAATAATTGATGTGAAGTTGTCTGAGAAACTTGATGCTCCATATGACTTGGATGATTCTCAATGTCCCTGCGAGTGGAGGCCATTCAAGAGATTGCTACATTTGTCACGGAAAATTTTGCAGGGAACTTACAGAATATCTTCCAACATCAAGGGAATTGTGTATTCCGAAAGTTCTTTTACCTGTACTGTCGGTGAAGTCCAAAGATTGCTTAAGAGTGAGTCTGATGGTAGTCTGGTTGGATTGACCATTGGGTTTTGCTTTTCAATTGCTTGCACAACATCAGCTGAGATAATACAGAATTTCCCTTCGATAGTATCTCTCTCGAATAAATTGCTCGGGGTCCCTCTGTCACTGTTGATGCAACTATTTTTTTCAGAACCTAGTCTTCTGAGTGATGCTTCTAAGAGATGGCCAGAAATCTTCTTCACGGGTATGGAAAGGGCCTTGGCTAGATTAAGTGGTGGGAGAACAATGGACTATGAGTCTGATGCATTTTCTGTATTTTTGGAGCGTGCACCTTTTTATGTTCTCTTTCCAGCTGTTCTGTATATTGATGGACTGGATTTTTCGGATCAATCAGGATTGCAAAGCTTGCTTCTGGCAAAGCTTTCCAAGAAGACATCTGATCATCTTCTTTCCTGTTTCCGCTATTTACTCTTTTGGTTGAATCAAACTCAGTTATCTTATAGACATGAGCAATTTGAGGGACTTGAAAAACTTTCCGCAGCTTGCTTCCTTCTCCTAAGCGGCATGTTGAAAAAATTGTTGGTTGAAAAATCCAATTCTCGTGGTGTAGACACCTGTAGTCCTTTCTCAACTTACTTTATTGAAGAGTTGGTTGTAACTATCCTTGATCACCCTGCTGTGGTATCTGTGCTGGAGTACCCGTCCCCTGTTAACAGTGATTTTGCATGTGGAACAATTCAGGATAGTGTAGACCAGTTTGTTGAATCAGTTAAACTGAAAATTTGCAAGACGGATCATCATGTGCTTAATTTGGTAAAAGCTACTTTTGAGTTCTGGTTGTCTTTCTGCTTTGGCCAAAGCTCCTCATCTGAAGTTTATCATGCCAATAAACATGTCGTTACTTCATTCAAAAATGTGGTAAAGAAACTGGTTCTGACATTTAGGCTTAAGATGAACGAATGCATGAAGTCTAAGAACTTAATACCTTTAGTTCCTGTACTATATGCTCTACATAGTTTGATTCATTTCATATCTCCCTTTGAGGTGCTTGAATTGGCCCATTGGATTCTGTCTTTAATTGACCTTGAGGATCGTTCTGTTTGGCTGACTTCAGCTCTCTGTGTTGGATTACACATTGCTGGTTCTGCATTTGATCATCTGGCAGCATACATGTGGCAGCCACAAGAAAAAATCCCCATCTGCTTGTTTTGGGGAATTCAACAGGAACAAAATGATGTCATCCTTTATGAGAAAGTCCTTTTGCAAGTATACGATATTGCCACTAGATTTGAACTTGATGTTGCTGATGCCTGTCTGCTAAAAGCTGTAAAAGTTGTGAAAGTACATAAATCTATGCAGAAGGAAAGCCATCTTTTTCTTAAGGATTCATGTAGAACTGTGGCTAACACTCATGTCAATGTCCTTTCTCATTGCATGCTCAAAATAACCAAAAGAAAAGCTGAAATCTTGTTTCTTGTTGCTGATATAAGCCCTCTACATCTCTCTGTATTTGGGAAGTTATTTTCAGACAGGATGAATAAATATGTGGTAGTGAAGCCTCGTACAGTACCACCAATTTGTGATTTTTCTGATGAAGACGCACTGATGCTTCTTCCCACTGTTATCCTGTACTTAAACTCAATTCCTGCAAAATTTGGGGGCCAGCTTTGCATACTTCATGAGCATATAGCTTCTTTTTATTGGGAAATACTCAAACAAGGTTTCTCTATCTGGACAAGTTATGTTTCCAGGGAGATATTTAAGGtagaatattttgaaaacctGTCAATGGAAGATTTTCCCAATCTTGTCTCAGGTAGCCTTCTAGCGAATACTGTTATTGTAGTCCAATTGTTCTTTGAAATAAGAGGTGATTTGGTGAAAGTGAAAAAACGCTTGAGTATATTCAATTCTGTTTGCTCAAGTGATTGTAGTGATCTGCTGGAGTTCGATCTCACTCAAGATGGTTCTTATTCAGTCGAAGAGTCTTTGAATGTTGTCAACAGGACTGTTGCAAAAATACGTTTGTGCAGGGCCCTTTTATTCCCCGAGAAGGGTAAGTTTCCGTCTCTGCTGAAGAAAAACGCAGAAGTGGTCGCTTCAGAAGATTGCCCCATTTTAGACTTGGCAAGAATCCGGTTTCTGAACTTGCTGGTTCAATCCTGGCAGCTTATCGTCAAGAGATGCTCTTTGAACGTTGTTGGCTTCAGGCAAATGGAAGTTGGAAGTTGTTCCATATTTAGATATTTGGAAGTATATATTCTAAAAAATGTAACGGAAATAACAAGGGAGATGCAGGGTTGTCTTCTGAATTTGGAATCTCTTCCATTTGTAGAGCAACTTGGTAATTCATCTCTTCTGCATAGGTTTTATGATCCTTTGACACTGGGGATGCTCCGAGCTATTATCTCATCAGTATCCGAGGGGAAGTTCTCTTGCATATCAATTATTCAACGGTTACTTGCACATTCTCAATTTGCTGCTACTATCCATTCTTCTCACATCTCAGCTGGTCATTCTCACTTTGGGATGATATTTACTCCTTTGCCTAGCATCATGAGATCATATGTTCAATTTGCTGATTTAGATGCCTATGATTTAAAAGATAGTTGTAAACTATCTGAGGAATGTGCTCGGCAGTTAGAACTTGTGAAGTTGCTTAGGTTGCTTTTCCAAATCAGTGCCCGACAATGTgatattaataatgtaaaagaCATTGGAATAAATTTGAGGGAATTGCTCTTCTTGCTATTATCTTCTTATGGTGCTAGTATGAGTGTGATTGACTTGGAGATATACAGTTTAATGGATGAGATCAGTTCAGCTAATAACTTGGGCGAAGTAAGTATGGCTAAATTAGATTATCTATGGGGTAGTGCTCTGCTGAAAGtcagaaaagaaaatgaacagGAGCAGACTATCTCTTGTAATTTGAGTGAAGCTGAAGCAGTTGATGATTACCGTAGGATCCGTTTCAGAGAAAACATTCCCATAGACCCCAAAGTTTGTGCAACTACCGTGCTTTATTTCCCATATGAAAGAACAGTTGGTCCAAGGATTCTCAAAGAACCTAAAAAAGATTATCCTGACTTTGGATATGAG GTACATTATGCAGATGCCGAGAAACTCCATGTGTATGATCCCATTTTTATTTTGCACTTCTCAGTTCACTGTCTTTCTATGGGGTTTGTAGAGCCCTTGGAGTTTGCAAGCTTAGGCTTGCTTGCGATTGCTGTTGTCAGTATATCTTCACCTGATGATGACATGAGGAAACTAGGTTACGAGGTTCTTGGAAGATTCAAGAGTGTGCTGGAG AGATGTCAGAAGAGGAAGGATGTGGTGCGACTTCGTCTCCTAATGTCGTACTTGCAAAATGGTATTGAAGAGCCTTGGCAGAAGATTTCATCCGTAACTGCCATATTTGTTGCAGAGGCTTCTTATGTACTGTTGGATCCTTCACATGACCATTATTCAGCAATAAGTAAATATCTGATCCGCTCTCCAAGTGCAAATATGAAG GGTATTCCATTGTTCCAGACTTTTTTCTGGAGTATCTCAACTAATTATATAACAGAGAGGTTGTGGATGCTACGTCTATTATGCTCAGGATTGAATTTGGACGATGATGCTCAAATATACATCAGAAATGCCATTTTCGAGACCCTTTTCAGTTTTTATGTTTCTCCCATTTCTGATCATGAATCGAAGGAGTTGATTGTTCAG ATAGTGAGGAAGTCCGTCAGAATACCTAAGATGGCCAGGTACTTGGTTGAACAGTGTGGCTTGATCTCATGGTCATCCTGTGCTGTTTCATCTCTTTCTTGGAGTCAATGCAGAAGAAATTCATTTGTTGAGTTGACTGTTATACTGGAG GCCCTAAATGAAGTCGTTTTGTCGAGACACACTGTTGAGTGGATGCAGAAATATGCCTTGGAGCAGCTTGTGGAACTCTCTTGCAATCTGTACAAGATGCTAATTGAAGGTGTTGAAAGGCTTAAAGTAAATAGTCAACTTGTTAAACTGATTCTACAAATATTGAGATCAGCATTGAGGATATCCCAAAAGAGGAAAGTTTATCAACCACATTTCACACTCTCCGTTGAGAGTTTACTTCAGTTATGTGAAGTTGTTGATGAATGCTGTGGTGGAAGGCAAAGTCTTGTTGCACAGATTGGACTTGAAGCTGTACTAATGAGCACTCCTCCAGTAGCTATTTTACAAATG gACAAGGAAAAAGTTTCCAAGTTTGTTAGGTGGGCAACTTTAACTGCTTTGCagtcaaatattgaaaaagTCCATGCGCCGGAAAGTATTGATTGCATTATGAGACTGCAAGCCAATGAAGAATCAGACGATTCTCTGATATCAAAGCTTGTTCGCTGGCTGACTGCATCAGTGATTGTAGGAAAGCATTCCCTCAAATTCAGTAATATGGATATCTCTCATTCTTTCGACAGATCTAAGCTCAATAACCTGCTCTCTCTGATGGAGGGGAATGATCAAAGATGTAGCAGCACCAGCCGGACATTTGCATGTGAAGATACTTTAGCCTCATCAATCTTTTTTCTGCAACAGCTACAACGCAAAAACTATACAGTGCTTCCATCTGTCGTTTCTGCACTCtgtcttcttctttcttctagTCTTTCTTCCAGAG ACATCTTGGGTGATGATGCAATTCAGTTGGCAATCCTCTTCTCCAAGATTAATTGCCCTGCTGAAGCTTATCCTATCTGGAGATG GTCATTTTACCAGCCATGGAAAGATCAGTCTTCTGAGCTAAGTGATGCAGCAAAATTGGAAGAAAATCAAGCTTGTGAAATGCTTCTTGTTGTAATCTCAAAGTTGTTAGGAAGAAATTCATTATACTCCAACTTCCTTTCCTTTCAGGATGTAGACAAGTTGGGTGTCTTTGATTGGGAAAGACACATCCTTAAACCtcagtaa